In Acidimicrobiales bacterium, a single window of DNA contains:
- a CDS encoding FdhF/YdeP family oxidoreductase: MANRRRTGAAETSAGPTAVTSAVRISLREMGATRSIKSLSKLNQVDGFDCPSCAWPDPAPEERNHAEFCENGARAVAWEATRKRIGQEFFAAHSVSELRNWDDRHLEGAGRLTHPAYLAPGAAHYRPISWADAIQLVAGRLKSLGSPDRAVFYTSGRASNEAAFLYQLLARKLGTNNLPDCSNMCHESSGAALTETIGVGKGVVSLADITDHADLILIAGQNPGTNHPRMLTALEHAKRRGARIIAINPLPEAGFGRFRNPQAVRGLIGRGTVIADELLQVRVNGDLALFSGLNRVLAHREALAPGSVFDGDFIARHCEGLADAVEAWKSLDWNRLETMSGVSRAEIEALADCVVESGSVVVCWAMGLTQHANSVATIREIVNFLLLRGNIGRPGAGPSPIRGHSNVQGDRTMGVWERMPDDFLDRLGDEFGFEPPRRSGWDTVDSIRAMRDGHVDVFFALGGNFAVASPDTGVTEAAMANCALTVHVATKLNRSHLCNGREAMILPCLGRTERDLQVSGEQFVTVEDSMSVVHMSRGHLEPASPLLMSEVAIVASLGEALFGEDVGWRKMQEDYRTIREHIARVVPGFEDFERRVSAPGGFTLPRGPHDSRTFPTPSGRARFTVNPLSAPVAPEGHLILQTVRSHDQFNTTVYDVNDRYRGVEGGRRVVFVNRSDLQVLGLRDGELVDLVSIWTDRERRAEAFRVVEYPTPKGCAATYFPEANVLVPLESTAETSGTPTSKSVIVRLERCV, translated from the coding sequence ATGGCTAACCGGCGACGAACCGGTGCAGCCGAGACGTCGGCAGGCCCCACGGCAGTCACGTCAGCGGTCCGGATATCGCTGCGCGAAATGGGAGCGACACGTTCGATCAAGTCGCTGTCGAAACTGAATCAAGTCGATGGGTTTGATTGCCCGAGCTGCGCCTGGCCGGACCCCGCGCCCGAGGAACGGAACCATGCCGAGTTCTGCGAGAACGGCGCCCGAGCTGTTGCATGGGAAGCCACCCGGAAACGGATCGGGCAGGAGTTCTTTGCCGCCCATTCGGTCTCAGAACTTCGCAATTGGGATGACCGTCACCTCGAAGGTGCGGGTCGGTTGACGCACCCGGCTTACCTCGCGCCTGGAGCGGCCCATTACCGCCCGATCTCATGGGCTGATGCCATTCAGCTCGTCGCAGGCCGTCTGAAGTCTCTTGGCAGCCCTGACCGGGCAGTGTTTTATACCAGCGGTCGTGCCAGTAATGAAGCGGCCTTCTTGTACCAGCTTCTCGCCCGGAAGCTCGGCACCAACAATCTGCCTGACTGTTCGAACATGTGTCACGAGTCGAGCGGGGCCGCTTTAACCGAGACGATCGGGGTCGGCAAGGGGGTCGTGTCGCTCGCTGACATAACCGATCACGCCGACCTGATCTTGATAGCGGGACAGAATCCCGGTACCAACCACCCGCGCATGCTGACGGCACTCGAACATGCGAAAAGACGAGGTGCGCGTATCATCGCCATCAACCCCCTTCCCGAGGCAGGCTTTGGTCGATTCCGCAACCCCCAAGCAGTCCGGGGGCTGATTGGGCGCGGCACGGTTATCGCCGACGAGCTGCTTCAGGTCCGGGTAAACGGCGACTTAGCACTCTTTTCCGGGCTCAATCGAGTCCTAGCTCACCGCGAAGCTCTCGCGCCGGGATCCGTCTTTGATGGTGATTTCATAGCTCGGCATTGCGAAGGTCTGGCCGACGCCGTCGAGGCGTGGAAGTCCCTGGATTGGAACCGCCTCGAGACGATGAGCGGGGTCAGCCGCGCGGAGATCGAGGCCCTCGCCGATTGCGTCGTTGAGTCGGGGAGCGTCGTTGTCTGCTGGGCCATGGGACTCACCCAGCACGCCAACTCGGTAGCGACCATCAGGGAGATCGTCAACTTTCTGCTCCTGCGAGGAAACATCGGTCGCCCGGGCGCCGGTCCCTCGCCGATACGAGGTCATAGCAACGTGCAGGGTGATCGGACGATGGGCGTGTGGGAGCGGATGCCGGACGATTTCCTCGACCGGCTGGGTGATGAATTCGGGTTCGAACCGCCTCGTCGATCCGGCTGGGATACTGTCGATTCGATCCGGGCGATGCGGGACGGCCACGTTGACGTCTTCTTCGCGCTCGGCGGGAACTTTGCGGTTGCCTCCCCCGACACTGGAGTCACCGAGGCTGCCATGGCCAACTGCGCTCTGACGGTCCACGTGGCGACCAAATTGAACCGCTCGCACCTCTGCAATGGTCGAGAAGCCATGATTCTGCCGTGCCTTGGCCGAACCGAGCGGGACCTTCAGGTCTCCGGAGAACAGTTCGTGACGGTCGAGGACTCTATGAGCGTCGTCCACATGTCCCGAGGTCATTTGGAGCCCGCGTCTCCTCTACTCATGAGTGAAGTTGCGATCGTTGCATCACTCGGTGAGGCGTTGTTCGGTGAAGATGTCGGATGGCGGAAGATGCAAGAGGACTACAGAACGATACGCGAGCACATCGCGAGGGTGGTGCCCGGTTTCGAGGATTTCGAACGTCGCGTGTCGGCGCCTGGGGGATTTACCCTCCCGCGGGGCCCGCACGATTCGCGGACGTTCCCCACGCCGTCGGGTAGAGCGAGATTCACGGTGAACCCGCTCTCCGCACCTGTAGCCCCCGAAGGTCACTTGATTCTCCAGACAGTTCGCTCGCATGACCAGTTCAACACAACGGTGTATGACGTCAACGATCGGTATCGGGGCGTCGAGGGTGGACGCAGAGTGGTGTTTGTGAACCGGTCAGACCTTCAGGTGCTCGGCTTGCGTGATGGAGAACTAGTGGACCTCGTGAGCATTTGGACCGATCGAGAGAGAAGGGCAGAAGCGTTTCGCGTAGTCGAATACCCGACGCCAAAGGGGTGCGCGGCGACCTACTTTCCGGAGGCCAACGTGCTGGTTCCCCTGGAGTCCACCGCAGAAACGAGCGGCACCCCTACATCCAAGTCCGTCATTGTCCGGCTGGAGCGTTGTGTTTAG
- a CDS encoding formate dehydrogenase accessory sulfurtransferase FdhD, whose product MTIPVPVTPLRAIKVRRDHRVELPEHVVTEEPLEIRLAEHGGQSQPVIVTMRTPGNDFELAVGLLFTENLVLPNQIEAVSYCDGVREDPRRRYNTVTVRVGSARVGSGKARPFVSSASCGVCGKSSIEDVLLAGDVVAPLPRSARGLPGSVVVSMPDQLRRSQKSFDRTGGLHAAGLFDQTGMMFCAREDVGRHNAVDKVIGNWLLNGASHGAGQHVDQCDSLASYGLMVSGRVSFEIVQKAAIAGIGAICAVSAPTSLAVEAADALGLGLAGFVRGDSFNVYAHSERFDLDG is encoded by the coding sequence GTGACCATTCCCGTCCCCGTCACTCCGCTGCGCGCGATCAAGGTGCGGCGGGATCACCGTGTCGAACTTCCCGAACACGTGGTTACAGAAGAGCCACTCGAGATACGCCTGGCCGAGCATGGAGGGCAGTCCCAGCCTGTGATCGTCACCATGCGGACACCCGGAAACGACTTCGAGCTCGCCGTCGGCCTTCTCTTCACGGAGAACCTCGTGCTTCCAAATCAGATCGAGGCAGTTAGCTATTGCGATGGGGTCCGCGAGGATCCTCGCCGCCGTTACAACACCGTGACGGTCCGGGTCGGCAGCGCCCGGGTCGGCTCCGGGAAGGCTCGGCCGTTTGTGTCGAGTGCCAGTTGCGGTGTCTGCGGTAAGTCGAGTATCGAGGATGTCCTTCTCGCCGGTGACGTGGTCGCGCCTCTCCCGCGCTCGGCGCGGGGTCTCCCAGGATCCGTCGTTGTATCGATGCCAGATCAATTGCGTCGGTCCCAGAAATCGTTCGACCGGACCGGGGGCCTCCACGCTGCCGGATTGTTCGACCAGACTGGGATGATGTTCTGCGCCCGCGAGGACGTCGGGCGTCACAACGCCGTTGACAAAGTGATTGGTAACTGGCTTCTCAACGGGGCATCTCATGGCGCAGGTCAGCACGTCGACCAGTGTGACTCCCTCGCTTCCTACGGGCTCATGGTATCTGGACGAGTTAGTTTCGAGATTGTGCAGAAGGCTGCCATTGCGGGGATCGGCGCGATATGTGCCGTGTCCGCCCCGACGAGCCTTGCAGTAGAAGCAGCCGATGCCCTCGGTCTGGGTTTGGCGGGTTTCGTACGGGGCGACTCCTTCAATGTCTATGCCCATTCGGAAAGATTCGATCTTGATGGCTAA
- a CDS encoding SRPBCC family protein yields the protein MPRTDTASRVIAAQRKLVYEALVDPDALRTWLPPSGMTGRFEHFDMRPGGSYRMALTYADGGVAPGKSTPDSDIVDVRIIDIAPEARVVQSVKFVSDDPSFAGVMTLTWELTAVEGGTRVEVTAENVPDGISKRDHSKGMASSLVNLAEYLKA from the coding sequence ATGCCTCGCACAGACACCGCGTCTCGGGTGATCGCCGCCCAGCGCAAGCTCGTTTATGAGGCGCTGGTCGATCCCGATGCCCTCAGGACGTGGCTGCCTCCATCGGGAATGACTGGCAGGTTCGAACACTTCGATATGCGTCCCGGGGGGTCGTATCGGATGGCGTTGACCTATGCCGACGGTGGCGTTGCGCCGGGGAAATCCACGCCCGATTCCGACATCGTCGATGTCCGTATCATCGATATCGCCCCCGAGGCTCGGGTCGTGCAGTCGGTGAAGTTCGTCTCTGATGATCCTTCTTTTGCCGGCGTAATGACGTTGACGTGGGAGCTAACGGCGGTCGAGGGAGGAACCCGCGTAGAGGTGACTGCGGAAAACGTGCCCGACGGCATCTCCAAGCGCGACCACAGCAAGGGAATGGCATCTTCGTTGGTGAACCTTGCTGAGTATCTCAAAGCCTGA
- a CDS encoding VOC family protein: MKPRIHVLTLAVDDLERSLSFYRRLGLESPGIIATEFPGDEENAAGAIAVFQLDRGVLLAIFPRSELAKDAKIVPTRTHSGSFSIGHAVGSREEVDALLDAAETAGATVTVKAYDRPFGVYSGYFQDPDGHLWEVLWNQALEDI, from the coding sequence GTGAAGCCCCGCATCCACGTATTGACCCTCGCCGTCGATGACCTTGAGAGGTCTCTTTCGTTCTACCGGCGGCTCGGACTGGAGTCACCCGGAATCATCGCGACAGAGTTCCCGGGTGACGAAGAGAACGCGGCAGGTGCTATCGCCGTCTTCCAGCTCGACCGAGGAGTTCTGCTGGCAATCTTTCCACGCAGCGAACTCGCCAAGGACGCCAAAATTGTTCCAACTCGGACGCACTCAGGTTCCTTCAGCATCGGGCATGCGGTCGGAAGTAGAGAAGAAGTAGACGCCCTCCTGGACGCGGCGGAAACCGCCGGGGCGACTGTGACGGTCAAAGCCTACGACCGACCCTTCGGTGTCTACAGCGGCTACTTCCAAGACCCAGACGGGCATCTATGGGAGGTCCTGTGGAACCAGGCCCTCGAAGACATCTGA
- a CDS encoding IS110 family transposase yields MAHDRPGSVTGGVDTHKDVHVVAVLDPVGQLMGTRSFPTTRRGYRDTLKWMQSFGDLKAVGVEGCGSWGAGLARFLVARDVRVVEVNRPNRQNRRRRGKSDTVDAEAAARAVLSGDATVTPKAGDGPVEALRQLRIARSGAIKARTAAANQLHSLCDTAPDAIRSKLRGLTVKKMVSTAERWRPSGEINAENAAKRALATVARRWRTLDAEARELDVHIKALLKQLAPELLAVYGVGYDTAGQLLVTAGDNPSRLGHERSFAALCGSSPVQASSGRTNRHRLNRGGDRQANSALWTIVRARMVSHQPTLAYVERRTSEGLSKTEIMRCLKRYVARELYPHVQALINHNEPVNSPEIAA; encoded by the coding sequence ATCGCGCACGACAGACCCGGTTCGGTGACGGGCGGGGTGGACACCCATAAAGACGTCCACGTAGTGGCAGTCCTTGACCCGGTTGGACAGCTAATGGGAACGAGATCGTTTCCGACCACCCGCCGTGGATATCGAGACACTTTGAAGTGGATGCAGTCCTTCGGGGATCTCAAGGCGGTCGGGGTCGAGGGGTGCGGGTCCTGGGGTGCTGGCCTGGCGCGGTTCTTAGTGGCCCGGGACGTCCGGGTGGTGGAGGTCAATCGTCCCAACCGCCAGAACCGGCGTCGGCGTGGGAAGTCCGACACAGTCGATGCTGAAGCGGCGGCTCGAGCGGTGCTCAGCGGCGATGCCACCGTCACCCCCAAAGCCGGCGACGGACCGGTCGAAGCGCTGCGGCAGCTACGTATCGCCAGGTCCGGGGCCATAAAGGCCCGCACCGCAGCAGCCAACCAGCTCCACAGTCTCTGCGACACCGCACCAGACGCGATCCGATCCAAGCTGCGAGGTCTGACAGTCAAGAAGATGGTGTCCACCGCGGAGCGGTGGCGACCGAGCGGTGAGATCAACGCCGAGAATGCAGCCAAGCGGGCCCTGGCCACAGTCGCTCGGCGGTGGCGGACCCTCGACGCTGAGGCCCGTGAACTAGACGTGCACATCAAGGCCCTGCTCAAGCAGCTGGCGCCGGAGCTACTCGCTGTCTACGGCGTCGGTTACGACACCGCCGGGCAGCTCCTCGTCACCGCCGGCGACAATCCCAGCCGGCTCGGCCACGAGCGTTCTTTCGCAGCGCTGTGCGGATCATCGCCCGTGCAAGCATCGTCGGGAAGAACGAACCGTCACCGTCTCAACCGAGGCGGTGACCGCCAAGCCAACTCGGCGCTGTGGACCATCGTCAGAGCCCGGATGGTCAGCCACCAACCGACACTCGCCTATGTCGAGCGGCGCACATCCGAAGGACTTTCCAAGACCGAGATCATGCGCTGTCTTAAGCGCTACGTCGCACGCGAGCTCTACCCCCACGTACAAGCGCTCATCAACCACAACGAACCCGTCAACTCACCAGAAATCGCGGCTTGA
- a CDS encoding carbonic anhydrase translates to MSATDRLVANNTAFAGHFDLGHLKASPTSHLAVLMCMDSRIDTFRAFGLTAGEAHIIRNAGGVATDDAIRSLMLSQRVLATEEIVLIHHTDCGLLGASEYELYQQIHAETGVRPGFSLEAFTDVEEDVRRTARKIKATPFLRHDRMRGFVYQVETGRALEVELY, encoded by the coding sequence GTGTCTGCGACCGACCGGCTGGTGGCCAATAACACTGCCTTTGCCGGCCACTTTGACCTGGGCCACCTCAAAGCGTCTCCCACCTCGCACCTGGCCGTTCTCATGTGCATGGACTCGCGGATTGACACTTTCAGAGCGTTCGGCCTAACGGCTGGTGAGGCCCACATCATCCGCAACGCGGGCGGGGTGGCGACCGATGACGCGATCCGCAGCCTGATGCTGTCCCAGCGGGTCCTTGCCACCGAGGAAATCGTGCTGATCCATCACACCGACTGCGGGCTCCTCGGCGCTAGCGAATACGAGCTCTACCAGCAGATCCACGCCGAAACAGGCGTGCGGCCTGGTTTCTCTCTGGAAGCGTTCACTGATGTCGAGGAGGACGTACGGCGCACAGCCCGCAAGATCAAGGCGACGCCGTTTCTCCGCCACGACCGCATGCGGGGATTTGTCTACCAGGTGGAAACGGGCAGAGCGCTTGAGGTCGAACTCTATTGA
- a CDS encoding maleylpyruvate isomerase family mycothiol-dependent enzyme produces MADNRATIRQEREALASDMEAIDEAAWTSPSLCPGWTVRDVLAHMTALARMTPALFFRKLVASGFNPSRLQARDITLEKGGDIDETLARFRSVTAGHNRLRAVPAKTALGESLVHAEDIRRPLGIEHHYPLDALVVVADAYKGSNIVAGTKRRITGLALRATDIDWSTGSGPVVSGPMLSLLMTMAGRHAAIEDLDGEGVETLKSRA; encoded by the coding sequence ATGGCAGACAACAGGGCAACCATTCGCCAGGAGCGGGAAGCGCTCGCATCCGACATGGAGGCTATTGACGAGGCGGCTTGGACCAGTCCTTCACTGTGCCCAGGGTGGACCGTGCGCGACGTCCTCGCCCATATGACGGCCCTTGCGCGTATGACTCCGGCACTGTTCTTCCGAAAGCTGGTCGCCAGCGGGTTCAACCCTTCTCGTCTCCAGGCCCGAGACATCACCTTGGAGAAGGGCGGCGACATCGACGAGACCCTCGCCCGATTCCGCAGCGTCACCGCCGGCCACAACCGCCTGCGTGCCGTTCCGGCCAAGACGGCACTTGGCGAATCACTGGTACATGCCGAGGACATCCGCCGACCTCTCGGCATCGAGCATCACTATCCACTGGACGCGTTAGTCGTCGTCGCCGACGCATACAAAGGGTCCAACATCGTCGCCGGCACCAAACGGCGCATCACCGGTCTGGCATTGCGCGCCACCGACATTGACTGGAGCACCGGATCGGGACCGGTGGTGTCAGGCCCGATGCTCTCCTTGCTCATGACCATGGCCGGTCGACACGCCGCTATCGAAGACCTCGACGGAGAAGGTGTGGAGACACTGAAGTCACGCGCCTGA
- a CDS encoding AAA family ATPase: MTLLWVTGSPGVGKSTVCDLLKSRGELAVDADWEGYNHWVDRTSGQVVADPPYPVPAGWLERFAWRISRAEVESLAARAHDKTAFLFGSVENEVDVWDLFDLVICLVADNEILRDRLQIRTTNAFGKHPDQLAAALAWNKSAEPTYRCFGAMLIDGTQPPSEVADAVLAAAVKTTRTRRQG; this comes from the coding sequence GTGACGCTGTTGTGGGTGACTGGCTCGCCTGGGGTGGGGAAGTCAACGGTCTGTGATCTGCTGAAGAGCCGAGGCGAACTCGCGGTCGACGCCGACTGGGAGGGCTACAACCATTGGGTAGACCGCACGAGCGGACAGGTTGTTGCCGATCCGCCCTATCCGGTCCCGGCCGGCTGGCTTGAGCGTTTCGCCTGGCGGATCAGCCGTGCAGAGGTCGAGTCGTTGGCAGCGCGGGCGCACGACAAGACGGCGTTCCTGTTCGGATCGGTCGAGAACGAGGTCGACGTGTGGGACCTGTTCGACCTCGTGATCTGTCTCGTGGCTGACAACGAGATTCTTCGAGATCGTCTCCAGATTCGCACCACGAACGCCTTCGGCAAACACCCGGATCAGCTGGCGGCAGCGCTCGCGTGGAACAAGAGTGCCGAGCCCACCTACAGATGTTTCGGCGCGATGCTTATCGACGGCACGCAGCCCCCATCCGAGGTCGCAGACGCGGTCCTCGCTGCCGCAGTGAAGACCACCCGAACACGACGTCAGGGGTGA
- the arr gene encoding NAD(+)--rifampin ADP-ribosyltransferase has protein sequence MSNNREPVPFEVYEPGVYLHGTKADLVVGEMLVPGRQSNFEEGRVMNYVYLTATLDAATWGAELASGEGRRRIYVVEPTGEFEDDPNLTDKKFPGNPTRSFRSREPLRVVGELVDWVGHSPEKLLAMRSGLQRIGTRKIED, from the coding sequence ATGAGCAACAACCGTGAGCCCGTGCCCTTCGAGGTGTACGAGCCTGGCGTGTATTTGCACGGAACGAAGGCGGACCTTGTCGTGGGTGAGATGCTGGTCCCCGGCCGCCAGTCCAACTTCGAAGAGGGCCGGGTGATGAACTACGTCTACTTGACCGCGACGCTCGACGCCGCGACCTGGGGAGCCGAACTCGCCTCTGGTGAAGGCCGGCGGCGAATCTACGTCGTCGAGCCGACAGGCGAGTTCGAAGACGACCCCAATCTCACCGACAAGAAGTTCCCCGGCAATCCGACGCGGTCGTTCCGTAGCCGCGAGCCGCTGCGTGTTGTAGGTGAGCTGGTCGACTGGGTCGGTCATTCGCCGGAGAAGCTGTTGGCCATGCGCTCTGGCCTACAGCGGATCGGAACCAGGAAGATCGAGGACTGA
- a CDS encoding dihydrofolate reductase family protein produces the protein MPRTRVHGLNISIDGYGAGEHVTFDTPIGGAERLFGWFDGRAIHGVDKVDAPFTFDRALTSMWGQGIGAEIMGRRKFGPQVGPWPDDGWRGWWGDEPPFQTPVFVLSHHPHPTIDFPNGTSFRFVDGPPHEVLRLAQEAAIGRDVRIGGGPSTVRQFLEADLVDFMHLVVVPITLGRGVSLWGGLEGVEDRFTVESVSSPSGLIHQFWNKNRHA, from the coding sequence ATGCCCCGCACCCGTGTCCACGGCCTGAACATCTCCATCGACGGCTACGGGGCCGGCGAGCACGTCACGTTCGATACCCCGATCGGCGGTGCCGAGCGGCTGTTTGGCTGGTTCGACGGCCGGGCCATTCATGGGGTCGACAAGGTGGACGCCCCTTTCACGTTCGATCGCGCCCTGACCAGTATGTGGGGCCAGGGCATCGGCGCCGAGATCATGGGACGCCGCAAGTTCGGGCCGCAGGTGGGCCCTTGGCCCGATGATGGTTGGCGGGGCTGGTGGGGCGACGAGCCGCCGTTCCAGACGCCGGTATTCGTCCTGAGTCACCACCCCCATCCAACGATTGACTTCCCCAACGGTACGAGCTTCCGGTTCGTGGACGGTCCGCCGCATGAGGTCCTTCGCCTGGCCCAGGAGGCGGCGATCGGCCGTGATGTTCGTATCGGCGGCGGCCCCTCGACGGTCCGTCAGTTCCTAGAGGCTGATCTGGTCGATTTCATGCACCTGGTGGTGGTGCCGATCACTCTTGGGCGCGGCGTATCCCTGTGGGGAGGACTGGAGGGCGTCGAGGATCGCTTCACCGTCGAGTCGGTTTCCTCGCCGAGTGGCCTCATTCATCAGTTCTGGAACAAGAACCGCCACGCTTGA
- a CDS encoding MMPL family transporter, with protein MKTPTNLTARIGRWSGTHPWRSIGAWLLLVMVAVFAGRAIGTVKLGQSAAGNGSSGEAAVAASRAFPQAATEQVLIQSSTLTAGMPAFRASVDDVVNRVTETAWVANVQSPYSPGHAGQISRDGHSALVQFDLTGSMSSSAKRVGPVLTAVAAAAADHPQLSIHEAGDASIMKATSDKTTKDFKKAEGLSLPITLFVLLFAFGALVAALLPVALAMTAVFAATGLLAFASHLNPIDNSAGSVLLLVGLAVGVDYSMFYVKREREERAKGASKEAALRAAAATSGHSVLISGITVLIAMAGMFMAGDKVFAGIAWGSMLVVALAIIGSLTVLPALLSLLGDRVERGRIPGLSRLRRRNGSDGRTWGWILDKVLARPVASAVISGGALLALAIPVLGMHTAAPTISDLPQNLPVVQTYNQIETAFPGGPVPAMVVVQAHDVTSPAVQSGIASMERTALATGQMNQPFTTRVSPDRTVEVVSMPLAGDGENTASNRALHALRDKVIPETIGHVPGTTVNVGGLTAANQDWNSSLHKAIPMVFGFVLLLAFVLLLVSFRSIVIAAKAIVLNLLSVGASYGVLVWIFQEGHGQGLLGFHSTHAITSWLPIFMFVLLFGLSMDYHVFILNRIREGHLAGHSTGQAVSDGIKSSASTVTAAAVVMVMVFLTFATLSQVSMKEAGIGLATAVLLDATIVRTLLLPASMKLLGKWNWYLPSWLNWIPQIGHEPKAVADDTQKRPHRPTADTPPVFQTVAYAELATESAA; from the coding sequence ATGAAAACCCCTACCAATCTCACCGCCAGGATCGGACGATGGAGCGGCACCCACCCGTGGCGTTCCATAGGTGCCTGGCTGCTTCTCGTAATGGTTGCCGTGTTCGCCGGCCGGGCCATCGGCACGGTCAAACTCGGCCAGTCCGCTGCCGGCAACGGCAGCTCGGGCGAGGCCGCCGTCGCTGCCAGTCGGGCCTTCCCGCAAGCGGCGACAGAGCAGGTGCTGATCCAAAGCTCGACTCTGACCGCCGGCATGCCGGCGTTCCGCGCCTCCGTCGACGATGTCGTCAACCGGGTGACGGAAACCGCATGGGTTGCGAACGTGCAATCGCCCTACAGCCCCGGCCACGCCGGCCAGATCAGCCGGGACGGCCACTCCGCTTTGGTGCAGTTCGACCTGACCGGCAGCATGAGCAGTTCCGCCAAGCGGGTCGGTCCAGTACTGACCGCGGTAGCCGCCGCGGCAGCCGACCATCCCCAACTGTCGATCCACGAAGCGGGTGACGCCAGCATCATGAAGGCCACCAGCGACAAGACGACCAAGGACTTCAAGAAAGCCGAAGGGCTGTCGCTGCCGATCACCTTGTTCGTGCTTCTGTTCGCCTTCGGAGCCCTGGTCGCTGCTCTGCTCCCAGTCGCGCTGGCCATGACGGCGGTGTTCGCCGCAACCGGGCTGCTCGCCTTCGCCAGCCACCTCAACCCCATCGACAACTCGGCCGGCTCGGTGCTGCTCCTCGTCGGTCTCGCCGTCGGGGTCGACTACTCGATGTTCTACGTCAAGCGCGAGCGTGAAGAGCGCGCTAAGGGAGCCAGCAAAGAGGCCGCCTTGCGGGCCGCGGCCGCCACCTCAGGCCATTCGGTCCTCATCTCCGGCATCACCGTTCTGATCGCCATGGCCGGCATGTTCATGGCCGGCGACAAGGTCTTTGCCGGGATCGCCTGGGGATCGATGCTCGTAGTCGCCCTTGCCATCATCGGATCGCTCACCGTGCTGCCCGCCCTGCTGTCACTGCTCGGCGACCGCGTCGAGCGGGGCCGCATCCCCGGCCTGTCCCGCCTGCGTCGCCGCAACGGTAGCGATGGCCGCACCTGGGGATGGATCCTCGACAAGGTTCTAGCCCGCCCCGTCGCCTCCGCAGTCATCTCGGGCGGAGCGCTTCTGGCCCTGGCCATACCGGTGCTGGGCATGCACACCGCCGCGCCGACGATCAGCGACCTGCCCCAGAACCTGCCCGTGGTCCAGACCTACAACCAGATCGAAACCGCCTTTCCCGGCGGGCCTGTCCCCGCCATGGTGGTAGTCCAAGCCCATGACGTGACCAGCCCGGCCGTCCAGTCCGGTATCGCCTCTATGGAGCGGACCGCCCTCGCCACCGGGCAGATGAACCAGCCGTTCACCACCCGCGTCAGCCCCGACCGCACGGTCGAGGTCGTCTCCATGCCCCTCGCCGGAGACGGCGAGAACACCGCCTCGAATCGGGCGCTTCACGCCCTGCGAGACAAGGTCATCCCGGAAACCATCGGGCACGTCCCCGGCACGACCGTCAACGTCGGCGGGCTGACCGCCGCCAACCAGGACTGGAACAGCTCGCTCCACAAGGCCATCCCGATGGTGTTCGGCTTCGTGCTCCTGCTCGCCTTCGTCCTGCTGCTGGTCTCGTTTCGCTCGATCGTGATCGCCGCAAAAGCGATCGTCTTGAACCTGCTGTCAGTCGGCGCCTCCTACGGCGTGCTGGTCTGGATCTTCCAGGAAGGACACGGTCAAGGCCTCCTCGGTTTCCACTCCACCCACGCCATAACCAGCTGGCTTCCGATCTTCATGTTCGTGCTCCTGTTCGGGCTGTCGATGGACTACCACGTGTTCATCCTCAACCGGATCCGGGAAGGACACCTCGCCGGGCACAGCACCGGTCAGGCTGTCAGCGACGGGATCAAGTCCAGCGCCAGCACCGTCACCGCCGCCGCGGTGGTCATGGTCATGGTGTTCCTGACCTTCGCCACCCTCTCCCAGGTGTCGATGAAAGAAGCCGGTATCGGTCTCGCCACCGCCGTCCTCCTCGACGCCACCATCGTACGCACCCTCCTCCTCCCGGCCAGCATGAAGCTGCTCGGGAAGTGGAACTGGTACCTGCCGTCCTGGCTGAACTGGATTCCCCAGATCGGCCACGAGCCGAAAGCCGTCGCGGACGACACCCAGAAGCGGCCTCACCGGCCAACCGCTGACACTCCGCCTGTCTTCCAGACGGTCGCGTACGCGGAACTCGCCACCGAGTCCGCCGCCTAA